The following proteins come from a genomic window of Crassostrea angulata isolate pt1a10 chromosome 1, ASM2561291v2, whole genome shotgun sequence:
- the LOC128180415 gene encoding 5'-deoxynucleotidase HDDC2-like, translating into MDKLLKFMTLIGDLKRVKRTGWVLRQVKEPESVADHMYRMAILSFLVDPTSSGLNKDRCIKISLVHDLAECIVGDLTPQDNIPKAEKQKQEMDAMKQICSLVPEEVGRELYELWEDYEFQRSEEAKFVKDLDKFEMILQAHEYETLSDCPGHLQEFFDSTAGKFKTELVKEWVKKLTTDRTGSSAT; encoded by the exons ATGGACAAGTTGTTAAAGTTCATGACTTTGATTGGCGATCTTAAG CGGGTGAAGAGGACAGGCTGGGTGCTGCGACAAGTGAAGGAGCCCGAGTCCGTTGCGGACCACATGTATAGGATGGCCATCTTGTCTTTCCTGGTAGACCCCACCAGCTCAGGTCTCAATAAAGACAG ATGTATCAAAATAAGTCTGGTGCATGACCTAGCAGAGTGTATCGTAGGAGACCTGACTCCCCAGGACAATATTCCAAAGGCAGagaaacaaaaacaggaaatg gaTGCCATGAAGCAGATATGCAGTTTGGTACCTGAAGAAGTTGGTCGAGAACTGTACGAGTTATGGGAG GATTATGAATTTCAAAGGAGTGAAGAGGCCAAGTTTGTGAAGGATTTGGACAAGTTTGAGATGATACTTCAGGCTCACGAGTACGAGACACTGAGCGATTGTCCAGGTCATCTACAAGAGTTCTTTGACAGTACAGCAG gaaaatttaaaacagaacTAGTGAAAGAATGGGTAAAGAAGTTGACCACTGACAGAACTGGCTCAAGTGCAACGTGA
- the LOC128180361 gene encoding galactoside alpha-(1,2)-fucosyltransferase 2-like, with translation MRRIMKTDFLLFALFLSVITNAFFFFIYLRRPHVFYPVQTEENRLCVYFRGGLGNHMFQYASTYGIARARNMTVGITPASELFNTFNISSQFLIGKQFCDTAEKVVERKPCAYDKGSVQFIRKEKVNYIHKSYLQSWKYFEDVEDEVREQFVFMGDVQDKAHELIKSLTKPFASKNLTIIAVHIRRGDYKNERNVKYGYNLATGEYLSRAFKYFRDRYDPIVFIVFTNPNVEDLKWCKYHVNGSDVVFAPENPREVDMCAISMCNHTIMTVGSFGWWGSFLAKGTTIYFSDVAQNNSNLRKDFSFDMSDYFYPGWIGLR, from the exons ATGAGACGAATAATGAAAACTG ATTTCCTGCTTTTTGCACTGTTCCTCAGCGTAATCACCAATGCCTTCTTTTTCTTCATCTACCTCAGAAGACCTCACGTGTTCTATCCGGTGCAAACCGAGGAGAACAGATTGTGTGTATACTTCAGGGGTGGTCTGGGCAACCACATGTTTCAATACGCATCCACATACGGCATAGCTCGAGCCAGGAATATGACCGTGGGTATCACCCCAGCATCCGAACTTTTCAACACCTTCAATATCTCCTCCCAGTTCCTCATCGGCAAGCAATTTTGTGACACTGCAGAGAAAGTAGTGGAGAGAAAACCTTGTGCATACGACAAAGGTTCCGTCCAATTTATTCGTAAAGAAAAAGTGAACTACATTCATAAGTCTTATCTTCAGTCGTGGAAATATTTCGAAGACGTGGAAGACGAGGTCCGAGAACAGTTCGTCTTTATGGGAGACGTTCAAGACAAAGCGCACGAACTTATAAAGTCGTTGACTAAACCATTCGCCAGTAAAAATCTGACAATCATTGCGGTTCACATACGGCGAGGTGATTATAAAAACGAGCGAAATGTCAAATATGGATATAATTTAGCAACAGGAGAATACCTCAGCAGAGCATTTAAGTACTTTAGAGATAGATATGACCCTAttgttttcattgtgtttacaaACCCTAATGTTGAAGATCTCAAATGGTGCAAGTACCAtgtgaacggaagtgacgtggTGTTCGCGCCAGAAAATCCGCGGGAAGTGGATATGTGTGCAATATCAATGTGTAACCACACTATTATGACGGTCGGGTCTTTTGGCTGGTGGGGAAGTTTTCTGGCGAAAGGGACCACTATTTACTTCAGCGATGTTGCCCAAAACAACAGCAATCTTAGGAAAGACTTCAGTTTCGACATGTCCGATTATTTTTATCCGGGATGGATTGGACTGAGGTGA
- the LOC128180408 gene encoding 28S ribosomal protein S28, mitochondrial-like, translating into MATKLWRRTCLSKFFRGYHKPFVTTTNLNIEDGYRKLLEDREVELLKEKIGKVEITSGSDLSKKKVTFEDLFRRSKFCQLGDVSGSILIGRVVDVVSNDLYIDFGGKFNCVCPRPLVTEVVVDEETKEEQPVSRFDESYTYGTQVKLQLKEFEMAEKFLGSARHTSLLEADAVLLGHVTQKEVLQEELQENILF; encoded by the exons atGGCTACCAAACTGTGGAGAAGAACGTGTTTATCTAAGTTTTTTCGAGGATATCACAAGCCTTTTGTAACGACAACCAATTTGAATATAGAGGATGGTTACAGAAAACTTCTTGAAGATCGTGAGGTTGAATTACTCAAAGAAAAAATAGGCAAGGTTGAAATTACAAGTGGGTCGGATCTCTCTAAGAAGAAGGTGACTTTTGAAGATTTATTTCGGAGATCTAAGTTTTGTCAATTAGGCGACGTTTCTGGTTCTATACTTATTGGAAGGGTAGTGGACGTTGTGTCAAATGATTTATACATTGATTTTGGAGGAAAATTTAATTGTGTATGCCCACGCCCTCTTGTAACCGAAGTCGTGGTTGATGAGGAAACTAAAGAAGAACAGCCGGTATCCCGTTTTGATGAAAG ttaCACTTATGGAACTCAAGTGAAGTTGCAACTGAAAGAATTTGAAATGGCAGAAAAATTCCTTGGTTCAGCTCGCCATACCTCACTGCTTGAGGCGGATGCAGTTCTTCTAGGTCATGTGACACAAAAAGAGGTTTTACAAGAGGAGCTACAAGAAAACATCttgttttag